The following coding sequences lie in one Asterias amurensis chromosome 18, ASM3211899v1 genomic window:
- the LOC139950688 gene encoding uncharacterized protein yields the protein MEDQRRDIVVKGVWFLALMFSSLVFSVRCQSNPSMTLEVSPNMTVQQEGTTVSLLCQVYGFNASTHFLSWVKEGSGSFVVTSTDLSVYRNERYLVSFTKGLISTFNLTFTEVKTTDTGTYQCNLIHPTGEMSFVGVLDKKLVLSVYPRDAFPSCNPNGPGTVNTGSFISCSTSGNATASISADNDEWTLYYSYQHGGIALLLKNVTTSDNSQTYICVANLPPSDMNLSCTIGPLNVVDIESTTIPTITTRPTGVAVVTPGLSAGQITGIVIGVLVLVIIIAIHTMCCRCDPRRWFHPKDYLIDCGSSRKTPQAHEDTSRSPPDVVSRDSYEVPPSYNSVLEEQSVSVSQPGRPGVESNIYAESSIVTREPDMNISLRLNLNIAVAGANVSSEVKQPSDQESSVGIPPKPHDDTDQTHATTGRNHSERGRPGASDPPQQSPQIYAQVIKPRGNNADASGGTSQSEDTTGQPPQPLRKPKKFSRREEIPDKMEQGSSQTVVYADLDLEKEGQDENKQLVNPQETLYADIRV from the coding sequence ATGGAGGACCAACGCAGAGACATTGTTGTGAAAGGTGTTTGGTTTTTAGCGTTGATGTTTTCTTCGCTGGTATTCTCGGTTCGCTGTCAGTCAAATCCTTCAATGACTCTTGAAGTTTCTCCCAATATGACGGTGCAGCAGGAGGGAACTACGGTCAGTCTTCTCTGTCAGGTGTATGGTTTTAATGCTTCAACTCATTTTCTATCGTGGGTTAAAGAGGGGTCAGGCAGTTTCGTTGTTACCAGTACGGACTTGTCTGTTTATAGAAATGAGCGATATCTGGTTAGCTTCACAAAGGGTTTGATTTCAACCTTCAATCTAACATTCACTGAAGTAAAGACAACTGATACAGGAACATACCAATGCAATCTTATTCATCCAACTGGTGAGATGTCCTTTGTGGGGGTCTTAGACAAAAAACTAGTTTTGTCAGTGTACCCCAGAGATGCCTTCCCGTCCTGCAATCCAAACGGTCCGGGGACAGTAAACACTGGAAGTTTCATCTCCTGCAGTACATCTGGTAACGCAACTGCATCGATTAGTGCAGATAATGATGAATGGACGCTCTACTACTCATATCAGCATGGTGGAATAGCTctgttattaaaaaatgttacaaCCTCGGACAATTCACAAACGTACATCTGTGTTGCTAACTTACCGCCGTCTGACATGAATCTGTCTTGCACTATTGGACCTTTGAATGTTGTTGACATCGAATCCACAACAATACCGACAATAACAACCAGGCCTACCGGTGTAGCAGTCGTAACACCAGGCCTGTCTGCTGGTCAAATCACTGGTATCGTCATTGGAGTGCTCGTCCTCGTCATTATTATCGCAATACATACTATGTGTTGTCGATGTGATCCTAGGCGATGGTTTCACCCCAAAGACTACCTCATCGACTGCGGCAGCTCCCGGAAAACCCCACAGGCTCACGAAGATACTTCAAGAAGTCCTCCTGATGTAGTGAGTAGGGATAGTTATGAAGTACCTCCTTCATACAACTCTGTCCTGGAAGAGCAGTCGGTTAGTGTCTCACAGCCTGGTCGACCGGGAGTTGAGTCAAACATATACGCAGAATCATCTATCGTAACCCGCGAGCCAGACATGAACATTTCCCTGCGTCTTAACCTGAACATTGCAGTAGCTGGTGCTAATGTCAGCAGTGAAGTTAAGCAGCCGTCCGACCAGGAGTCCAGCGTTGGAATTCCCCCGAAACCACACGATGACACCGACCAAACCCATGCAACCACCGGACGAAACCATAGCGAGAGAGGCCGTCCTGGTGCGTCGGATCCTCCGCAACAATCACCACAGATTTACGCTCAGGTGATCAAGCCCCGTGGAAACAACGCAGACGCCAGTGGAGGCACTTCGCAGAGTGAAGACACGACTGGACAACCTCCACAGCCGTTGAGGAAACCCAAGAAGTTCTCAAGACGTGAAGAGATCCCCGATAAGATGGAGCAAGGGTCTTCCCAGACAGTCGTCTATGCTGACCTAGATCTTGAGAAAGAAGGACAAGACGAAAACAAACAATTGGTAAATCCGCAAGAAACTCTGTATGCTGATATTCGCGTGTAA
- the LOC139951032 gene encoding uncharacterized protein produces MGVIYTVGGCLVFFWLCLPSPGHCEVTVSRVSVYPQQSLTNGTVTLTCLATGFDPDVHMFTWQHYVSPSYSEVMEDARISVSPVDMDKETSTLYSQNLTITKLTSSDVGSYLCVIIWKDNKTVITHGEWRLTVNSTEEFPVCFPDGPAVVNEGDILTCRTVIHERTPVVSDTNSPVVRTDWVKTPLAVNDSGSRLQKSVKVADDGVTFFCFSATPKNQNWTSLSCKIGPLTIIPYPTTKITPPTVFTDEPGLSVGVITGITIPLILLVGLVYTILVSYFVYRRKRTRDTTSDTGPNQQNPSHIYATSIREDSHASSTAKAEVPNYANVNTKAEVPNYANVNPSSSNLSGVRTDLSRLVPSSNTPSNQKDVMGQAGPYMELGPQESTLDVYTELKL; encoded by the coding sequence ATGGGAGTCATCTATACCGTTGGTGGCTGTTTGGTCTTCTTCTGGCTTTGTCTTCCATCCCCGGGTCATTGTGAGGTCACTGTCTCCAGAGTATCAGTTTATCCACAGCAATCATTAACGAACGGCACTGTAACTCTAACCTGCCTGGCTACTGGCTTTGATCCGGATGTACACATGTTTACCTGGCAGCATTATGTTAGTCCTTCTTACTCTGAAGTCATGGAGGATGCTAGAATTTCCGTCAGCCCTGTTGATATGGATAAGGAAACGTCGACACTTTATTCTCAAAACCTAACAATCACCAAACTTACATCATCTGATGTTGGGTCATACCTGTGCGTCATTATTTGGAAAGACAATAAAACTGTAATTACACATGGAGAATGGCGTCTTACTGTAAACTCAACCGAAGAGTTTCCAGTCTGTTTCCCAGACGGTCCGGCAGTTGTGAACGAGGGAGACATTCTGACATGCAGAACCGTCATCCATGAAAGAACCCCAGTGGTCAGTGATACGAACAGCCCTGTAGTAAGGACAGATTGGGTCAAGACTCCTCTAGCAGTCAACGATTCAGGATCACGGTTGCAGAAGAGTGTCAAAGTTGCAGATGATGGAGTcacatttttctgtttttcagCAACACCAAAGAATCAAAACTGGACGTCTCTTTCCTGCAAGATAGGACCCTTGACCATCATCCCCTACCCAACCACAAAAATAACACCTCCAACAGTTTTTACTGACGAACCCGGCCTCTCTGTTGGTGTAATTACTGGTATAACAATCCCTTTAATCCTTCTTGTTGGTCTGGTTTATACCATCCTCGTCTCATACTTCGTGTACCGACGTAAAAGGACACGTGATACCACCTCAGACACGGGGCCAAACCAGCAAAATCCATCCCATATTTATGCCACTTCGATACGCGAGGATAGCCATGCCTCGTCTACGGCCAAAGCAGAGGTTCCCAACTACGCCAATGTGAACACCAAAGCAGAGGTTCCCAACTACGCCAATGTGAACCCTTCTTCTTCCAATCTAAGCGGGGTACGTACGGATCTATCCCGGCTGGTACCTTCCTCGAACACGCCCTCCAATCAGAAGGATGTAATGGGACAGGCAGGACCATACATGGAGCTCGGTCCACAAGAATCGACACTCGACGTGTACACAGAACTCAAACTTTAG
- the LOC139951035 gene encoding uncharacterized protein has protein sequence MGVIYTVGGCLVFFWLCLLFSGHCEVTVSRVSVYPQQSFTNGTVTLNCLATGFDPDVHMFTWHHYVSSSWSKVMEDARITVSPVDLDKDTSTLYSQNLTITRLTSSDAGSYLCVIVREDTGDIITNGEGRLTVNSTEEFPVCFPDGPAVVNEGDILTCSTVIDERTPVVSDTNSPVVRPDWVKTPPAVNDSGSRLQKSVQVSDDGVTFLCFSITQENPNSALSCRIGPLTVIPYPTTPITTPIISTDEPGLSVRVITGITIPSILLVGLVTILVSYFVYRRKRTRNTTSDTGPNQQNPSHIYATSIREDSHASSTAKAEVHNYASVNTKAEVPNYANVNHSSSNLRGARTDLSRLVPSSNTPSNQKDVTGQAGPYMELGPQE, from the coding sequence ATGGGAGTCATCTATACCGTTGGTGGCTGTTTGGTCTTCTTCTGGCTTTGTCTTCTGTTCTCGGGTCATTGTGAGGTCACTGTCTCCAGAGTATCAGTTTATCCTCAGCAATCATTCACGAACGGAACTGTTACTCTAAACTGCCTGGCTACTGGCTTTGATCCGGACGTACACATGTTTACCTGGCATCACTATGTTAGTTCCTCTTGGTCTAAAGTCATGGAGGATGCTAGAATTACCGTCAGCCCTGTTGATCTGGATAAGGATACGTCGACACTTTATTCTCAAAACCTAACAATCACCAGACTGACATCATCCGATGCTGGGTCTTACCTGTGCGTCATTGTTAGGGAAGATACTGGGGATATAATTACAAATGGAGAAGGGCGTCTTACTGTAAACTCAACCGAAGAGTTTCCAGTCTGTTTCCCAGACGGTCCGGCAGTTGTGAACGAGGGAGACATTCTTACATGTAGCACGGTCATCGATGAAAGAACCCCAGTGGTCAGTGATACGAACAGCCCTGTAGTAAGGCCAGATTGGGTCAAGACCCCTCCAGCAGTAAACGATTCAGGATCACGGTTGCAGAAGAGTGTCCAAGTCTCAGATGATGGTGTGACATTTCTATGTTTTTCAATAACACAAGAGAACCCAAACTCGGCTCTTTCTTGCAGGATAGGACCTTTGACCGTAATCCCCTACCCTACCACGCCTATAACAACTCCAATAATTTCTACTGACGAACCCGGCCTCTCTGTTCGTGTAATTACTGGTATAACAATCCCTTCAATCCTTCTTGTTGGTCTGGTTACCATCCTCGTCTCATACTTCGTGTACCGACGTAAAAGGACACGTAATACCACCTCAGACACGGGGCCAAACCAGCAAAATCCATCCCATATTTATGCCACTTCGATACGCGAGGATAGCCATGCCTCGTCTACGGCCAAAGCAGAGGTTCACAACTACGCCAGTGTGAACACCAAAGCAGAGGTTCCCAACTACGCCAATGTGAACCATTCTTCTTCCAATCTAAGAGGGGCACGTACGGATCTCTCCCGGCTGGTACCTTCCTCGAACACGCCCTCCAATCAGAAGGATGTAACTGGACAGGCAGGACCATACATGGAGCTCGGTCCACAAGAATAA
- the LOC139950752 gene encoding uncharacterized protein codes for MEDQRRDIVVKGVWYLALMFSLLIFSVRCQSDPSMTLEVSPNMMVQREGTTVSLLCHVAGIHASTHFLSWYKEGSGSFVVTSTDLSVYRNERYLVSFTEGLISTFNLTFTEVKTTDTGTYQCNLIHSTDEISFMWVLDKKLVLLVYPRYAFPSCSPNGPGTLNTGSFISCSTSGNATLSISAGNDEWTAYSGGAILLIVTTSDNSQTYICVANLPSSDMNLSCTIGPLNVVDIESTTRTTTTTTTRPTGITVVKSGLSVVQITGIVIGVVVLIILIVIHVLCFRFDPRRWRLAKDFLIDCGSSRVTQEAQEDASRSPPDVPMSRDGDDVPHVYCSTLKENPQPGLPSIQPVEHEKDANNREADPYMELDTANEKPSQYAELKL; via the coding sequence ATGGAGGATCAACGTAGAGACATTGTTGTGAAAGGTGTTTGGTATTTAGCATTGATGTTTTCTTTGCTGATATTCTCGGTTCGTTGTCAGTCAGATCCTTCAATGACTCTTGAAGTTTCTCCCAACATGATGGTGCAGCGGGAGGGAACTACGGTCAGTCTCCTCTGCCATGTTGCTGGTATCCATGCTTCAACTCATTTTCTATCGTGGTATAAAGAGGGGTCAGGCAGTTTCGTTGTTACCAGTACGGACTTGTCTGTTTATAGAAATGAGCGATATCTGGTTAGCTTCACAGAGGGTTTGATTTCAACCTTCAATCTAACATTCACTGAAGTAAAGACAACTGATACAGGAACATACCAATGCAATCTTATTCATTCAACTGATGAGATATCCTTTATGTGGGTCTTAGACAAGAAACTAGTTTTGTTAGTGTACCCCAGATACGCCTTCCCGTCCTGCAGTCCAAACGGTCCGGGGACATTAAACACTGGAAGTTTCATCTCCTGCAGTACATCTGGTAACGCAACTCTATCGATTAGTGCAGGAAATGATGAATGGACAGCCTACTCAGGTGGAGCGATCCTACTAATCGTTACAACCTCGGACAATTCACAAACGTATATCTGTGTTGCTAACTTACCGTCGTCTGACATGAATCTGTCTTGCACTATTGGACCTTTGAATGTTGTTGACATCGAATCCACAACacgaacaacaacaacaacaacaactaggCCTACCGGTATAACAGTCGTAAAATCAGGTCTGTCTGTTGTTCAAATCACCGGTATCGTCATTGGAGTGGTCGTCCTCATCATTCTCATAGTAATACATGTTTTGTGCTTCCGATTCGACCCAAGAAGGTGGAGGCTCGCAAAAGACTTCCTCATTGACTGCGGTAGCTCCCGGGTAACCCAAGAGGCTCAAGAAGATGCTTCAAGGAGTCCACCTGATGTACCGATGAGTAGGGACGGAGATGACGTGCCTCATGTATACTGTTCGACCCTGAAAGAAAACCCCCAGCCTGGTCTTCCCTCTATTCAACCCGTTGAGCACGAGAAAGATGCCAACAATAGGGAAGCAGATCCTTACATGGAGTTGGACACTGCAAACGAGAAACCATCTCAGTATGCAGAACTTAAACTTTAG
- the LOC139951036 gene encoding uncharacterized protein, translated as MGILGIIGCCFVCFWVCLPSLSNCHVTLNSTDSFPSQPVKNGNVTLTCNATGFDPNAHMFTWQRLYNSSFDNVIQDDRRSFSPPHLISEIVRLYSQSLTITNLTKSDEGFYLPVIIEKDTGTIITNGQVYFTVNSTEEFPVCFPDGPAVLNEGDILTCSTVIDERTPMFRDIESDEERTDWVKTLPAVNDSGSQLQKIVKGSDDGVEFVCISFKPENKNWTSLSCKIGPLTVISYPTTTPAPPPAVSTDEPGLDIGVIIGITIPLILLVGLVTILVSYFMYRRKMTSNTTSDKGPNQQNPSHIYATSIREDSQASSTAKAEVPNNDNVNTKAELHNYTNVNAKAEVPNYDNVNPSPSNLSGVRTDLSWLVPSSNTPSNQKDVTGQTGPYMELGPQDSTLDVYTELKL; from the coding sequence ATGGGAATCCTTGGTATCATTGGTTGCTGTTTTGTCTGCTTTTGGGTCTGTCTTCCATCACTGAGTAACTGTCATGTCACTTTAAACTCGACAGACAGCTTCCCTAGTCAACCAGTCAAGAATGGTAATGTTACTCTGACCTGTAACGCTACTGGCTTTGACCCCAACGCTCACATGTTTACCTGGCAACGATTATATAACTCATCTTTCGACAATGTCATACAGGATGACAGAAGGTCATTCAGCCCTCCTCACCTAATTTCAGAAATAGTGAGACTTTATTCCCAAAGTCTCACAATCACCAACCTTACGAAATCAGATGAAGGGTTTTACCTGCCCGTCATTATTGAAAAAGACACTGGAACTATAATTACAAATGGACAAGTTTATTTTACGGTAAACTCAACCGAAGAGTTTCCAGTCTGTTTCCCAGACGGTCCGGCAGTTCTGAACGAGGGAGACATTCTGACATGTAGCACGGTCATCGATGAAAGAACCCCAATGTTCCGTGATATAGAGAGTGATGAAGAAAGGACAGATTGGGTCAAGACCCTTCCAGCAGTCAACGATTCAGGATCACAGTTGCAGAAGATTGTTAAAGGTTCAGATGATGGAGTCGAATTTGTCTGTATTTCATTCAAACCCGAGAATAAAAACTGGACGTCCCTTTCCTGCAAGATAGGACCCTTGACCGTCATCTCCTACCCAACAACCACGCCCGCACCACCTCCAGCAGTTTCCACGGACGAACCTGGCCTCGATATCGGTGTAATTATTGGTATAACAATCCCTTTAATACTTCTTGTTGGTCTGGTTACTATCCTCGTCTCATACTTCATGTACCGACGTAAAATGACAAGTAATACAACCTCAGACAAGGGGCCAAACCAGCAAAATCCATCCCATATTTATGCAACTTCGATACGCGAGGATAGCCAGGCCTCGTCTACGGCCAAAGCAGAGGTTCCCAACAACGACAATGTGAACACCAAAGCAGAGCTTCACAACTACACCAATGTGAACGCCAAAGCAGAGGTTCCCAACTACGACAATGTGAACCCTTCTCCTTCCAATCTAAGCGGGGTACGTACGGATCTCTCCTGGCTGGTACCTTCCTCGAACACGCCCTCCAATCAGAAGGATGTAACTGGACAGACAGGACCATACATGGAGCTCGGTCCACAAGACTCGACACTCGATGTGTACACAGAACTCAAACTTTAA